A section of the Aminiphilus circumscriptus DSM 16581 genome encodes:
- a CDS encoding signal peptidase II, producing the protein MPRLRRPFPFLGIVLVALASDQVLKLWAREYLLPCGGKLPGLSLCLSSNQGIAFGLFRERGLLLGLFGLAVLAAGTALFLRSAEHVPSDEEARRRESTTMPSSEARTSSFLPGLALLWGGALGNVADRLFLGAVTDYLRIPLPFHLFGGALSLNLADGWIILGAFLLFTVHLRFLRN; encoded by the coding sequence ATGCCCCGGCTCCGCCGCCCCTTTCCCTTTCTCGGGATCGTCCTCGTCGCTCTCGCGTCGGACCAGGTGCTGAAACTCTGGGCTCGGGAATACCTTCTCCCCTGCGGAGGAAAACTCCCGGGACTCTCGCTCTGCCTCTCCTCCAACCAGGGGATCGCCTTCGGGCTCTTTCGGGAGCGGGGGCTCCTTCTCGGCCTGTTCGGCCTCGCCGTTCTCGCGGCGGGCACAGCGCTCTTTCTGCGCTCCGCGGAGCACGTCCCTTCCGATGAAGAGGCACGGAGGCGGGAAAGCACGACGATGCCATCCTCCGAAGCCAGGACGTCTTCTTTTCTTCCGGGACTCGCCCTGCTCTGGGGCGGCGCCCTGGGCAACGTCGCGGACCGCCTTTTCCTCGGCGCCGTCACGGATTACCTACGCATTCCCCTTCCCTTCCATCTCTTCGGAGGCGCCCTGTCGCTGAACCTCGCGGACGGATGGATCATCCTGGGAGCGTTCCTCCTCTTCACGGTGCATCTCCGGTTCCTTCGAAACTGA
- a CDS encoding amino acid ABC transporter ATP-binding protein: protein MTKVGAPLIHVENLCKSFEDGEVLKNVSIDIREGDLVSIIGPSGCGKSTFLRCLNCMEYLDSGNITIAGVTVSRTGTEEHLDRPFLEACAQMRKNVGMVFQSVNLFPHKTVLDNVMLAPLVVKKEAPDQARENALRLLAKVGLKDFAARYPATLSGGQAQRAAIARALAMNPKVMLYDEPTSALDPELVNEVLQVMKDLDAEGMTQIIVTHHMRFARNASDYIVFMDGGEIVEKDDGDVLFTTPKNERTREFLRHFTEEVA, encoded by the coding sequence TTGACCAAAGTGGGTGCACCCCTGATCCACGTGGAAAACCTCTGCAAGAGTTTCGAGGATGGAGAAGTACTCAAAAATGTCTCCATCGACATCCGGGAGGGGGACCTCGTCTCGATCATCGGCCCTTCCGGGTGCGGCAAATCCACATTTTTACGATGCCTCAACTGCATGGAATACCTCGACTCCGGAAACATCACCATCGCCGGCGTCACCGTGAGCCGTACCGGCACGGAAGAACATCTGGACCGCCCCTTCCTGGAAGCCTGCGCCCAGATGCGCAAGAACGTCGGAATGGTGTTTCAGAGCGTCAACCTCTTCCCCCACAAGACGGTTCTCGACAATGTCATGCTCGCCCCCCTGGTGGTCAAAAAGGAAGCCCCCGACCAGGCCAGGGAAAATGCACTGCGCCTGCTCGCCAAGGTGGGGCTCAAGGATTTCGCCGCCCGCTATCCTGCAACACTCTCGGGAGGACAGGCGCAACGCGCCGCCATCGCCCGGGCGCTGGCGATGAACCCCAAGGTGATGCTCTACGACGAACCCACGTCAGCCCTGGACCCGGAACTGGTGAACGAGGTGCTCCAGGTCATGAAGGACCTCGACGCGGAGGGAATGACCCAGATCATCGTCACCCATCACATGCGCTTCGCCAGAAACGCCTCGGACTACATCGTCTTCATGGACGGCGGGGAGATCGTCGAAAAAGACGACGGCGACGTGCTCTTCACCACACCCAAAAACGAACGGACCCGTGAGTTCCTGCGACACTTCACGGAGGAGGTGGCATGA
- a CDS encoding ABC transporter substrate-binding protein/permease — protein sequence MAGWTNRVLFPLFVLVLALCLVPGIPESAAAEKPALKWGGDTEGGAPFMFADPADPNILIGFEVEIVERIADYLGMRAEFVQNGWDNLIPGLQRHLYDISINGLEITPEHKQEVNFSIPYYRTFLQLSVRRDEKGITSLEDCTDKVVGTLKQSYAYFTLVDAGVKDIRTYEDEINAYTDLQNGRLDATLFDAPIAIYYAGFNPEIKFVGGPIGEMEYGIALRKEDTELLRKINEAVVYLRDSGELRRIYDRWNLWSPVMADMFQDFSPAKEAPSRFQEWAEHQKPEFTLALRLKRYAGFLPILGRAAVVTMEVSLAAMGLAIVLGLFLAMARIFGPSPVSRLAVLYIEFIRGTPVLIQLFFIFYGLPHIGIKLSPFVAGVLGLGLNYAAYEAENYRAGLLSVPRLQMEGALALGMSRWEALRHVVLPQAIRVSLPPVTNDFISLLKDSSLVSVITMVDLTKAYGQLATTYYDYFGTGILVAIIYLLLGLPFVRLARWTERRMAVAVHGGTTPGGTGRNGKYSLGRKPASY from the coding sequence ATGGCGGGATGGACCAACCGCGTTCTCTTTCCGCTTTTTGTCCTCGTTCTGGCACTCTGTCTCGTTCCGGGCATTCCGGAATCCGCCGCGGCGGAAAAACCCGCTCTGAAATGGGGAGGCGACACCGAGGGCGGCGCTCCGTTCATGTTTGCCGACCCCGCCGATCCGAACATCCTCATCGGCTTCGAGGTGGAGATCGTCGAGCGAATCGCGGACTATCTCGGCATGCGGGCCGAATTCGTGCAGAATGGCTGGGACAATCTGATTCCGGGGCTGCAACGCCACCTCTACGACATCTCCATCAACGGCCTGGAAATCACCCCGGAGCACAAGCAGGAAGTGAACTTCTCCATTCCCTACTACCGCACCTTTCTCCAGCTCTCGGTGCGGCGGGACGAAAAGGGCATCACCTCCCTGGAGGACTGCACGGACAAGGTGGTGGGCACTCTCAAGCAGTCCTACGCCTATTTCACCCTCGTCGACGCGGGGGTGAAGGACATCCGCACCTACGAGGACGAGATCAACGCCTACACGGACCTGCAGAACGGCCGTCTCGACGCCACGCTCTTCGACGCGCCCATCGCCATCTACTACGCGGGGTTCAATCCGGAGATCAAGTTCGTGGGGGGCCCCATCGGAGAGATGGAGTACGGCATCGCCCTCCGCAAGGAGGACACGGAACTGCTCCGGAAAATCAACGAGGCGGTGGTGTACCTCCGGGATTCGGGGGAACTGCGGCGCATCTATGACCGGTGGAACCTCTGGAGCCCCGTCATGGCGGACATGTTCCAAGATTTCTCCCCCGCGAAGGAGGCTCCCTCGCGTTTTCAGGAATGGGCGGAGCACCAAAAACCCGAGTTCACCCTGGCGCTGCGCCTCAAACGCTACGCGGGCTTTCTGCCCATTCTGGGGCGGGCCGCGGTGGTCACCATGGAGGTCTCCCTCGCCGCCATGGGCCTGGCCATCGTCCTCGGACTCTTCCTGGCCATGGCCCGCATTTTCGGCCCCTCGCCCGTCTCGCGCCTCGCCGTGCTCTACATCGAGTTCATCCGGGGGACTCCCGTGCTGATCCAGCTCTTCTTCATCTTCTACGGGCTTCCCCACATCGGCATCAAGCTCAGCCCCTTCGTGGCGGGCGTGCTGGGGCTCGGCCTCAACTACGCCGCCTACGAGGCGGAGAACTACCGGGCGGGGCTCCTCTCGGTGCCGCGTCTGCAGATGGAGGGCGCCCTCGCCCTGGGCATGTCCCGATGGGAGGCGCTGCGTCACGTGGTGCTTCCCCAGGCCATCCGCGTCTCCCTGCCTCCGGTGACGAACGACTTCATCTCCCTGCTGAAGGACTCGTCCCTCGTGTCGGTCATCACCATGGTGGATCTCACCAAGGCCTACGGACAGCTCGCCACCACCTATTACGACTACTTCGGCACGGGCATCCTGGTGGCGATCATCTACCTTCTCCTGGGCCTTCCCTTCGTGCGCCTCGCCCGCTGGACGGAGCGCCGCATGGCCGTGGCCGTCCACGGCGGCACCACCCCGGGGGGGACGGGGCGGAACGGCAAGTATTCCCTCGGGCGCAAACCCGCGTCCTACTAG
- a CDS encoding alpha/beta fold hydrolase: MRFPRNGVFNRFAILLLGGFAALLLTLPGQISAQNIPATLPGSFLPAQVGTAPASREPLQLPFTPVLREGLPRFVPGPCPIDVPAALRGRVSCGTLVVPEDRKNPSESELVRIAVAILRSASSSPAPDPVLFLEGGPGDPTLPSLEDWEESPFLEKRHLILFDQRGTGFSTPSLECPELYDMWDRTRDRHLTAGEHEEELLSAVRACAVRLRGLGISLECYDTAASAADVEDLRRALGIPQWNLYGISYGTRLALEVMRRTPEGVRSAILDSCLPPQAREYEEAPENMLRAFRYFFDACKADSRCGAAFPDLERNFYEAVERLNRKPLRLSLQYEDEPKPLPMLFTGWDLVNLLFDFLYDETLLPYFPLLLAQIRAGDTAALCRYYEEGSGWSSDGLYYSVKCRDEASANAPEIVRERLKNLPSALRGYDPFPGEFAACTLWNNGTASPEVNAPVSGSIPTLVLAGSYDPITPPEWGRRVASSLEKAYFFEFPHRGHGTTFYGCPLELALAFLDRPDRRPSASCEEDEPLVFPTKRNEKDSPYGIADPPRKRR, encoded by the coding sequence ATGCGCTTTCCACGAAACGGAGTTTTCAACCGCTTCGCGATTCTCCTCCTCGGAGGGTTCGCCGCGCTGCTGCTGACGCTTCCGGGACAGATCTCGGCACAGAACATTCCCGCGACCCTGCCCGGCTCGTTTCTTCCGGCTCAGGTCGGAACCGCGCCGGCGTCAAGGGAGCCTTTGCAGCTTCCCTTCACGCCAGTACTTCGGGAAGGGCTTCCCCGCTTCGTTCCGGGACCGTGCCCCATCGACGTCCCCGCAGCGCTGCGGGGACGGGTGTCCTGCGGCACTCTCGTCGTTCCCGAGGACAGGAAGAACCCTTCCGAATCGGAACTCGTGCGCATCGCCGTGGCGATCCTCCGCAGTGCCTCCTCCTCTCCGGCACCCGATCCGGTGCTCTTTCTCGAAGGAGGGCCGGGGGATCCCACGCTGCCCTCTCTCGAAGATTGGGAAGAGTCTCCCTTTCTCGAAAAGCGCCACCTGATCCTCTTCGACCAGCGTGGAACGGGGTTTTCCACCCCCTCCCTGGAGTGTCCCGAACTCTACGACATGTGGGACCGCACCCGGGACCGCCATCTCACCGCGGGAGAACACGAGGAGGAACTGCTTTCCGCGGTGAGGGCCTGCGCGGTCCGTCTCCGGGGGCTCGGCATCTCCCTCGAATGCTACGACACGGCGGCGAGCGCCGCCGACGTGGAGGATCTGCGGCGCGCTCTGGGCATTCCGCAATGGAACCTCTACGGCATCTCCTACGGAACGAGGCTGGCCCTGGAGGTGATGCGGCGCACTCCCGAAGGAGTGCGGAGCGCCATTCTCGATTCCTGCCTCCCCCCCCAGGCCAGGGAATACGAGGAGGCCCCGGAGAACATGCTCCGGGCCTTCCGGTACTTCTTCGACGCCTGTAAAGCCGATTCCCGCTGCGGCGCCGCCTTTCCCGACCTGGAGCGGAACTTCTACGAGGCGGTGGAGCGGCTGAACCGAAAACCGCTTCGGCTCTCCCTCCAGTACGAGGACGAGCCAAAGCCGCTCCCCATGCTCTTCACCGGATGGGACCTGGTGAACCTCCTCTTCGATTTCCTCTATGACGAGACGCTCCTCCCCTATTTTCCCCTCCTCCTGGCCCAGATCCGGGCCGGGGATACGGCAGCCCTTTGCCGCTACTACGAGGAGGGAAGCGGTTGGTCCAGCGACGGTCTGTACTATTCGGTAAAATGCCGGGACGAGGCTTCGGCGAACGCCCCCGAGATCGTGCGGGAGCGCCTGAAAAACCTCCCCTCGGCCCTGCGGGGCTACGATCCCTTTCCCGGCGAGTTCGCCGCCTGCACCCTCTGGAACAATGGAACGGCCTCCCCCGAGGTGAACGCTCCGGTCTCCGGCTCCATCCCCACGCTGGTCCTCGCCGGGAGCTACGATCCCATCACGCCTCCCGAATGGGGACGCCGGGTCGCGTCGAGCCTGGAAAAGGCCTACTTTTTCGAGTTTCCCCACCGGGGACACGGCACGACTTTCTACGGTTGTCCCCTTGAACTCGCCCTGGCCTTCCTCGACAGGCCGGACCGCAGGCCCTCGGCCTCCTGCGAGGAGGATGAGCCGCTCGTCTTTCCGACCAAACGAAATGAAAAGGACTCCCCCTACGGCATCGCCGACCCACCTCGGAAACGCCGTTGA
- a CDS encoding putative metallopeptidase has product MEELLGFEICNARYKPLAELLIRKYDELRHIDPDSLLFVLNRKNPGKSRRSKVLLAQTYKVPAKWQEIIYQLGGLSYFFLIEFYEKSISVLDGNQMTALVYRELRRITLNGNVAAPDVHEWYQVLQGLGRHWFYPDATCPDLLADNVDWKKLMGPNYEPPLPMEG; this is encoded by the coding sequence ATGGAAGAACTCCTCGGTTTCGAGATCTGCAACGCCCGGTACAAGCCCCTGGCGGAATTGCTGATCCGCAAGTACGACGAACTGCGCCACATCGACCCGGATTCGCTCCTCTTCGTCCTGAACCGCAAAAATCCCGGCAAGAGCCGCCGGAGCAAAGTTCTTCTGGCGCAGACCTACAAAGTGCCCGCAAAATGGCAGGAGATCATCTATCAGCTCGGCGGCCTGTCCTATTTCTTCCTCATCGAATTCTACGAGAAGAGCATCTCCGTCCTGGATGGCAACCAGATGACCGCCCTGGTCTATCGGGAACTGCGGCGCATCACGCTGAACGGCAATGTGGCCGCCCCGGACGTGCACGAATGGTATCAGGTGCTCCAGGGGCTTGGGCGTCACTGGTTCTATCCTGACGCCACCTGCCCGGATCTCCTGGCGGACAACGTGGACTGGAAGAAGCTCATGGGCCCCAACTACGAACCTCCGCTTCCGATGGAGGGATAG
- a CDS encoding HD domain-containing phosphohydrolase: MQSEEEERLRDQRALRAEQRRMEQLFASSLEGVVLLDAKGRILRVNRSFCDLFGFASLGEVVGKELDVLVSMGDKYAEASDITARILRGEKVAVEVLRYRTDGRPLYVDLLGTLILPEEPEGDLEYYVIYRDISERKRAEAELRESLGRLEKAWEQTIQILASVVELRDPYTAGHQRRVAALAQAVARELDLSEADVRGVYLASLVHDVGKITVPAEVLSKPGVLSSVEFALIRTHAGAGYDILRNIDFPWPVAEIVLQHHERLDGSGYPNGLSGETLRTEARILAVADVVEAMASNRPYRPARGLEKALEEIDEGAGKRYDARVVAACRHLFREGFVFPAFPL, encoded by the coding sequence ATGCAGAGCGAAGAAGAGGAACGTCTTCGGGATCAGAGAGCGCTCCGGGCGGAGCAGCGCCGGATGGAGCAGCTTTTCGCGAGCTCCCTCGAAGGCGTGGTGCTCCTTGATGCCAAGGGGCGGATACTCCGGGTGAACCGCTCTTTCTGCGATCTTTTCGGATTTGCCTCCCTCGGGGAGGTGGTGGGAAAGGAGCTGGACGTTCTCGTCTCCATGGGGGACAAGTATGCCGAGGCCTCGGACATCACCGCCCGCATTCTCCGGGGGGAAAAGGTGGCCGTGGAGGTGCTCCGGTACCGCACGGACGGAAGACCCCTGTACGTGGATCTCCTGGGAACGCTCATTCTTCCGGAAGAGCCCGAGGGCGATCTGGAGTACTATGTGATCTACCGGGACATTTCGGAGCGCAAACGGGCGGAGGCGGAGCTGCGCGAGAGTCTTGGGCGGCTTGAGAAGGCCTGGGAGCAGACCATCCAGATTCTCGCCTCCGTGGTGGAGCTGCGCGATCCCTACACGGCGGGGCACCAGCGGCGCGTGGCCGCTCTCGCCCAGGCCGTCGCCCGGGAGCTGGACCTGTCCGAGGCGGACGTGCGCGGCGTGTACCTTGCCTCGCTGGTGCACGATGTGGGCAAGATCACCGTTCCCGCGGAGGTGCTGAGCAAGCCCGGCGTCCTGAGTTCCGTGGAGTTTGCGCTTATCCGGACTCATGCCGGAGCCGGATACGACATTCTCCGGAACATCGACTTTCCCTGGCCTGTGGCGGAGATCGTGCTGCAGCACCACGAGCGCCTCGACGGCTCGGGCTATCCCAACGGGCTTTCCGGAGAGACCCTGCGGACGGAAGCCCGCATTCTCGCCGTGGCGGATGTGGTGGAGGCCATGGCGTCGAACCGCCCCTACCGCCCTGCCCGCGGTCTCGAAAAAGCCCTCGAGGAAATCGACGAGGGTGCGGGCAAGCGCTACGATGCCCGCGTCGTGGCAGCCTGCCGGCATCTGTTCCGGGAGGGGTTTGTCTTTCCCGCTTTCCCCCTCTAG
- a CDS encoding (2Fe-2S)-binding protein encodes MEKEVIVCRCEEVTMEEIREWIGKGYDTFDELKRVLRVGMGPCQGRGCREIILREIAKITGTPYGEIPPGTIRPPAKPVKLALLAESRED; translated from the coding sequence ATGGAGAAGGAAGTCATCGTCTGCCGTTGCGAGGAAGTGACCATGGAAGAGATCCGGGAATGGATCGGCAAGGGATACGACACCTTCGACGAACTGAAGCGCGTTCTCCGTGTGGGGATGGGTCCGTGCCAGGGCCGGGGGTGTCGAGAGATCATCCTTCGGGAGATCGCCAAGATCACCGGAACCCCCTATGGGGAGATTCCTCCCGGAACCATCCGTCCTCCGGCAAAACCTGTCAAGCTCGCGCTGCTGGCGGAATCGAGGGAGGACTGA
- a CDS encoding 4Fe-4S dicluster domain-containing protein: MTDNEKTFNSGILTGERPGAVLPPKELWESKKNGLVLIECPQRIPCNPCATSCPTGAVIPFEDINDTPRIDYSKCTGCALCVAKCPGLACFVADLTWGEKEALLKLPYEMLPLPAKGQTVACLNRCGEEVHRTQIVNVTQPWKDSTYVVSVAVPKELVSEVRAVKVV, translated from the coding sequence ATGACCGACAACGAGAAGACCTTCAACAGCGGCATCCTCACCGGCGAGCGCCCCGGCGCCGTCCTTCCCCCCAAAGAGCTCTGGGAGAGCAAGAAGAACGGCCTCGTCCTCATCGAGTGCCCCCAGCGCATTCCGTGCAACCCCTGCGCCACCAGCTGCCCCACCGGCGCAGTCATCCCCTTCGAGGACATCAACGACACCCCCCGGATCGACTACAGCAAATGCACCGGCTGCGCCCTGTGCGTCGCCAAGTGCCCCGGCCTCGCCTGTTTCGTCGCGGACCTTACCTGGGGAGAGAAGGAAGCCCTGTTGAAACTCCCCTACGAAATGCTCCCCCTCCCCGCGAAAGGGCAGACCGTGGCGTGTTTGAACCGCTGTGGCGAGGAAGTGCACCGCACCCAGATCGTGAACGTCACCCAGCCGTGGAAGGACAGTACCTACGTCGTCTCCGTGGCCGTGCCGAAAGAACTCGTCTCGGAAGTCCGGGCCGTGAAGGTGGTGTGA
- a CDS encoding NAD(P)/FAD-dependent oxidoreductase, producing the protein MRTTEILVIGGGPAGLSAAIEAATLGAQVTVVDSDLKLGGQLIKQTHKFFGSKDEYAGTRGYKIADILFEDLRKNADRIEILSDCTATGYYPEDGIVTCMIGEEKYFRMRPKKIVVATGAQERLIPFPGNDLPGVYGAGAVQTLMNVYGVTPGDRVLMVGAGNIGLIVSYQLLQAGVQVCGVVEFMPKVGGYWVHAAKIRRLGVPIYLQHTIVEALGERTVTGAIIENLAPDCTPGGKRTTIDCDIICMAVGLAPTCELLWQAGCAMKFIPQLCGHVALRDPFMRTSHPDIWIAGDAAGIEEASSAMVEGRIAGLGAAGACGYGTPEERKERFAHYSERLADLRAGEVGEKIRIGVSAASVQKWEE; encoded by the coding sequence GTGCGGACCACGGAAATCCTCGTCATCGGAGGCGGTCCCGCCGGCCTCTCCGCCGCCATCGAAGCCGCCACCCTCGGAGCGCAGGTCACCGTCGTCGACAGCGACTTGAAGCTCGGAGGCCAGCTCATCAAACAGACCCATAAATTCTTTGGTTCCAAGGACGAATACGCCGGAACCCGCGGGTACAAGATCGCCGACATCCTTTTCGAGGACTTGAGGAAAAACGCCGACCGCATCGAAATCCTCTCCGACTGCACCGCCACCGGCTACTACCCCGAGGACGGCATCGTCACCTGCATGATCGGAGAAGAGAAATACTTCCGGATGCGGCCCAAGAAAATCGTCGTCGCCACCGGAGCCCAGGAACGGCTCATCCCCTTCCCCGGCAACGACCTTCCCGGCGTCTACGGAGCCGGAGCCGTCCAGACCCTCATGAACGTCTACGGCGTCACCCCCGGCGACCGCGTCCTCATGGTCGGAGCCGGGAACATCGGCCTCATCGTCAGCTACCAGCTCCTCCAGGCCGGAGTCCAGGTGTGCGGCGTCGTCGAATTCATGCCCAAAGTCGGCGGATACTGGGTGCACGCCGCCAAGATCCGCCGCCTCGGCGTGCCCATCTACCTCCAGCACACCATCGTCGAAGCCCTCGGAGAACGCACCGTCACCGGCGCCATCATCGAGAACCTCGCCCCCGACTGCACCCCCGGCGGCAAACGCACCACCATCGACTGCGACATCATCTGCATGGCCGTCGGGCTCGCCCCCACCTGCGAACTTTTGTGGCAGGCCGGATGCGCCATGAAATTCATTCCCCAGCTCTGCGGCCACGTCGCCCTTCGGGACCCCTTCATGCGGACCAGCCATCCCGACATCTGGATAGCCGGAGACGCCGCAGGAATTGAAGAAGCCTCCTCCGCCATGGTCGAAGGTCGCATCGCCGGACTCGGCGCGGCCGGAGCCTGCGGATATGGCACCCCCGAAGAACGCAAAGAGCGGTTTGCCCACTACAGCGAACGCCTTGCCGACCTCCGGGCCGGAGAAGTCGGCGAAAAGATCCGCATCGGCGTCAGCGCCGCCAGCGTCCAGAAATGGGAGGAATAA
- a CDS encoding (2Fe-2S)-binding protein, with protein sequence MRLIQEHPILDFEHGKKKKVRFTFDGSEMEGFEGEPIAMALHAGGVRIYRETPEMKRPRGFFCAIGKCSSCFMVVDGVPNVRTCITPLREGMSVETQRGRGEVRGEEERRN encoded by the coding sequence ATGCGACTCATCCAGGAACATCCCATACTCGATTTCGAGCACGGGAAGAAGAAGAAAGTGCGTTTCACCTTCGACGGCAGCGAGATGGAAGGCTTCGAAGGAGAACCCATCGCCATGGCGCTGCACGCCGGAGGCGTGCGGATCTACCGGGAGACGCCGGAGATGAAGCGCCCCCGGGGATTCTTCTGCGCCATCGGCAAATGCTCGTCCTGCTTCATGGTCGTGGACGGAGTTCCGAACGTGCGGACCTGCATCACGCCACTTCGCGAGGGCATGAGCGTCGAAACCCAGCGAGGCCGTGGCGAAGTGCGGGGCGAAGAGGAAAGGAGGAATTGA
- a CDS encoding NAD(P)/FAD-dependent oxidoreductase, which translates to MERREMKAQGAPQCCCGCGGGVHKCDVAIIGGGVHGCSTAYHLAKKGYKVALFERDYISSGGSGRSAAGIRHQFGTEVNIRLAQYNMRVFKTLEKDLNYPVSLEYDPAGYLWIAYSESQLAQLEKNVALQNELGTTGSKILTPAQIKEVAPYLNVEGVLGASWNQEDGHINPHTLCFAYADSAKALGAEIHKRTPVTGIIMKGGRAAGVHTTKGDCEADAVVCCAGPWSVEVGKWIGLEIPITPERHQILITEAVERMKHPMTLCLDDGSYWKQCPNGTFMLGWGNPEEKKDTAYTSSWDFLDEVTTRVLAKMPILGGIRLVRQWTGPYDNTPDFQAIVGATPVPGFFLNCGWSGHGLQFGPSVGRVLSELVAGETPFIDVSMFRYSRFEEGELFFEPACI; encoded by the coding sequence ATGGAGCGCAGAGAAATGAAAGCGCAAGGAGCACCGCAGTGCTGCTGCGGATGTGGCGGGGGCGTGCACAAGTGTGATGTGGCGATCATCGGCGGTGGTGTCCATGGGTGTTCCACCGCCTATCACCTGGCGAAAAAGGGCTATAAGGTTGCCCTCTTCGAACGGGACTACATTTCCTCCGGCGGCAGCGGGCGCAGTGCCGCGGGCATCCGCCACCAGTTCGGCACGGAGGTGAACATTCGCCTCGCTCAGTACAACATGCGGGTGTTCAAGACGTTGGAGAAGGATCTCAATTATCCCGTCTCCCTCGAATACGATCCCGCGGGGTACCTCTGGATCGCCTATTCGGAGTCGCAACTTGCGCAGCTCGAGAAGAACGTGGCATTGCAGAACGAACTCGGCACGACGGGTTCCAAGATTCTCACCCCCGCCCAGATCAAGGAGGTCGCGCCATACCTCAATGTAGAGGGCGTGCTTGGGGCGAGCTGGAACCAGGAAGACGGACATATCAATCCTCACACGCTCTGTTTCGCCTACGCCGATTCCGCCAAGGCCCTCGGCGCGGAGATCCACAAGCGCACGCCCGTCACGGGAATCATCATGAAGGGTGGACGCGCCGCGGGAGTCCACACGACGAAAGGCGACTGCGAAGCTGATGCGGTGGTCTGCTGTGCCGGCCCTTGGAGCGTCGAGGTGGGGAAGTGGATAGGACTGGAGATCCCCATCACGCCCGAGCGGCATCAGATCCTCATCACCGAAGCGGTGGAACGCATGAAACATCCCATGACGCTCTGTCTCGACGACGGCAGCTACTGGAAACAGTGTCCCAATGGCACCTTCATGCTCGGATGGGGGAATCCCGAGGAGAAGAAGGACACGGCGTACACGTCGAGCTGGGACTTTTTGGATGAGGTCACGACCCGAGTTCTCGCCAAGATGCCCATCCTCGGCGGTATCCGGCTAGTGCGTCAGTGGACGGGCCCTTACGACAACACGCCGGACTTTCAGGCGATCGTGGGTGCCACGCCCGTGCCGGGATTTTTCCTGAACTGTGGTTGGAGCGGCCACGGGTTGCAGTTTGGTCCCTCGGTGGGACGGGTTCTCTCCGAGCTCGTCGCGGGAGAAACGCCGTTCATCGACGTGTCCATGTTTCGGTACAGCCGGTTCGAAGAAGGGGAACTTTTCTTCGAGCCAGCCTGCATCTAG
- a CDS encoding IclR family transcriptional regulator, translated as MSRLDKGIQVLRRLCEPPFFHSLGDLSNSLEMTKSGMHKILAVLVQEGLVFQETESGLYRIGPVAYRMGVVYANERGLNGAALPVMEQIGRITKETVSVGLRDGDSAFLALSVESPHLIRLKSRLGTRMPPNAGAIGKLLWAYHPDPVRRSTVLHSLDLASEASGCPNPFLDLDALLEEYDRIRRQGYALSVNESVPDFLGLSVPVPDRMERIWACLCIAGPLERLPVERALDLLPVLRSGAEDISARLG; from the coding sequence ATGAGCCGTTTGGACAAGGGAATTCAGGTTTTGCGACGCCTGTGCGAACCCCCCTTCTTTCATTCCCTGGGAGACCTCTCCAATTCTCTGGAAATGACCAAGAGCGGCATGCACAAAATTCTCGCCGTCCTGGTCCAGGAAGGGCTCGTTTTCCAAGAGACGGAGTCCGGACTGTACCGGATCGGTCCCGTCGCATACCGCATGGGCGTGGTCTACGCCAACGAAAGAGGGCTCAACGGAGCCGCCCTTCCCGTCATGGAGCAGATCGGGCGCATCACCAAGGAGACCGTTTCCGTCGGACTTCGCGACGGAGATTCGGCCTTTCTCGCGCTGAGCGTGGAAAGTCCGCATCTCATCCGGCTCAAAAGTCGGCTGGGCACCAGAATGCCTCCCAACGCCGGAGCCATCGGCAAGCTTTTGTGGGCCTACCATCCGGACCCGGTCCGGCGATCCACCGTTCTCCACTCCCTGGATCTCGCGTCCGAGGCATCGGGTTGCCCGAATCCTTTCCTCGATCTCGACGCACTCCTCGAGGAATACGACCGGATCCGCCGTCAGGGGTACGCCCTCAGTGTCAACGAAAGCGTTCCCGATTTCCTGGGGCTCTCCGTTCCCGTTCCGGACCGCATGGAAAGAATCTGGGCCTGTCTCTGCATCGCCGGTCCTCTGGAGCGACTCCCCGTGGAAAGAGCGCTGGATCTCCTGCCGGTTCTCCGGAGCGGCGCGGAGGACATCTCGGCCCGCCTGGGTTGA